A genomic stretch from Telmatocola sphagniphila includes:
- a CDS encoding DUF362 domain-containing protein, with product MFEASQALDRLVQLQNANGGWGYGPGLYVHPEPTCYALLALNTQEGKYREAITKGRASLATHRSPEGAYRLEQGRPQAFWPTAIALFTNKVLAAPASELTQTTDLLLGVQGKSITSDPEFADLLDIDTQLIGWPWALNTFSWVEPTSWACLALRLCGQGEHPRVVEGIRTIFDRAFETGGANYGNRTVLGQLTTPFPGPSSLMLLALQGFDDEKRVQAGRTFLFDSVRESTDLEHLAWAILALSVYDDTTEAVQTLSARLEKIYQSQLDDGRPISVPRHAATLLALSTDKQNYFRLTGELRKAPSLDKPRPEIQEYQLPVAKKGLLGKVKAKFQNVMMSGLGAMRPLPEKSNVHIAEAKSYDIDLLAILKQQFDHFRSTVPLAGKKIVLKPNLVEYHADRPINTDARVIDAVISLCKAEGAAEIVVAEGPGHWRNSDYLVDASGLREVLKRQDVRFVDINYDEPVKQMNLGRCTGLEYLFLPRTITSADVLISLPKLKMHHWAGVTLSLKNLFGILPGQCYGWPKNELHWRGIPNSVVDIALTQTPQLAIVDGIWGMEGDGPIYGTGRFMGALIMSNDLLALDATCARMIGLPPERAPVLMLAAMKKLGRLSEAEIFQIGEPLDKFRAEWKWPPRIERLLLPIESKTA from the coding sequence ATGTTCGAAGCATCCCAAGCACTGGATCGATTGGTTCAACTGCAAAATGCCAACGGCGGCTGGGGCTATGGCCCCGGCCTCTATGTTCATCCCGAACCGACCTGCTACGCTCTGCTAGCCCTGAACACTCAAGAAGGGAAATATCGCGAGGCCATTACCAAAGGTCGGGCGAGTCTCGCCACACACCGCAGTCCCGAAGGGGCCTACCGTCTCGAACAAGGTCGGCCCCAGGCATTCTGGCCCACGGCAATCGCGCTTTTCACCAATAAAGTTCTGGCGGCTCCGGCTTCGGAACTGACCCAGACCACGGATCTGCTGTTAGGCGTTCAAGGAAAATCGATCACCAGCGACCCGGAATTCGCCGATCTCCTCGATATCGACACGCAATTGATCGGTTGGCCCTGGGCACTCAATACCTTCTCCTGGGTGGAACCGACCTCCTGGGCCTGTCTCGCCCTGCGACTGTGCGGCCAGGGCGAGCACCCGCGCGTGGTTGAAGGCATCCGCACCATTTTCGATCGAGCTTTTGAAACCGGCGGCGCGAATTACGGTAACCGTACCGTACTCGGCCAATTGACGACCCCCTTCCCCGGTCCCTCCTCACTCATGCTGCTGGCCCTGCAAGGCTTCGATGACGAGAAACGAGTTCAAGCCGGACGAACCTTCCTCTTCGACAGTGTTCGAGAATCCACTGATCTCGAACACCTGGCCTGGGCTATCCTCGCCCTGAGCGTCTACGACGATACAACAGAAGCCGTTCAAACGCTCAGTGCCCGACTGGAGAAAATCTACCAGTCGCAATTGGACGATGGCCGTCCGATCAGTGTGCCGCGTCATGCCGCTACCCTCCTGGCTCTCTCCACGGATAAACAGAATTACTTCCGTCTGACCGGCGAGCTTCGAAAAGCCCCCAGTCTCGATAAGCCGCGACCGGAGATTCAGGAATATCAGCTTCCGGTCGCGAAAAAAGGCTTGCTTGGAAAGGTCAAAGCCAAGTTTCAAAACGTCATGATGTCCGGCCTGGGGGCCATGCGTCCACTGCCGGAAAAAAGCAACGTCCATATCGCCGAGGCCAAATCCTACGACATTGACCTCCTGGCAATTCTAAAACAGCAGTTCGACCACTTCCGATCGACCGTTCCACTGGCCGGTAAAAAAATCGTTCTGAAACCGAACCTGGTCGAATACCACGCCGATCGACCGATCAATACGGACGCACGAGTCATTGATGCTGTCATCAGTCTCTGTAAAGCCGAAGGGGCGGCCGAAATCGTCGTCGCCGAGGGTCCCGGCCATTGGCGGAATTCCGACTACCTGGTTGATGCCAGCGGACTGCGAGAAGTTCTGAAACGGCAGGACGTCCGTTTTGTCGACATCAATTATGACGAGCCGGTCAAGCAGATGAACCTCGGGCGTTGCACCGGGCTGGAATATCTCTTTCTGCCGCGGACCATCACTTCGGCCGATGTCCTGATCTCGCTTCCGAAGCTGAAAATGCACCATTGGGCCGGGGTCACTCTCTCGCTGAAAAACCTATTCGGCATTCTGCCCGGCCAGTGCTACGGCTGGCCGAAGAATGAACTGCACTGGCGCGGCATACCCAATAGCGTGGTCGATATTGCCCTGACACAGACGCCGCAATTAGCCATAGTCGATGGGATCTGGGGTATGGAAGGCGATGGGCCGATCTATGGGACCGGTCGGTTTATGGGCGCGCTGATCATGTCCAACGATTTACTGGCCCTCGATGCCACTTGTGCCCGCATGATCGGCCTGCCCCCCGAGCGAGCCCCGGTGTTGATGCTGGCCGCCATGAAAAAATTGGGGCGATTATCTGAAGCAGAAATCTTCCAGATCGGCGAACCTCTGGACAAGTTCCGGGCCGAATGGAAATGGCCGCCGCGCATCGAAAGGTTGTTATTACCCATCGAATCGAAGACCGCTTGA
- a CDS encoding serine/threonine-protein kinase: protein MLDHTIPSTGTPRLPPTALDQTAPGNPPNSEPKQADAVNDTAPGGSQQAVVRPINSLDQTAPGSLQNPLLDPDQTTEGSYLPEASSESPLNTVVQSATPEFLNSKSSAVNSSSPIRYRIQKVHAKGNVGQVSLAWDEELARAVAFKELRNDRHITPQVLSRFRTEAEVTAALEHPGVVPVYGRGRNAPDKPWYAMRFVQGDPLSQEISKYHQNAKETGKTTETSLALRSLLRRFVDVCNVMGYAHHRGFLHRDIKPANIMVGPFGETLVVDWGLAKKVGDFSPPVVVSGNQSATREVNETATFPMGDDSASYTLMGEIAGSPVYMSPEQARGEWDKIQPSSDIYSLGCVLYEILVGNYPFYGSKSVAEVIDRLKANGAPSWPREINSAIPAPLDAIVRKAMSPIATDRYQSAIDLGKEVDRWLGDEPVLAYPEPWIERLRRRARRNRGLVISLTLVLMTLTLASSIGLYFVNREKNRTKEAQGETKLALDKSQESEKLANEQRELALTTIRKVANQIQSALKNRPDTQDIRKNLLAEATSGLTQISRSADNAKQIDIEQVKIYTEIGDIYFNLETAGPEEANKQYQKAEQLLLKLLEKDPNDREAQRVLGRLYERYGRDRQQRSDLPGAIQSYRDSLRIRKKLAEDVPTEIAYQRNLAISYSNLARTIGEAAINKQEPYPDEVIDFFTRSAKILDQIAKSNPKDPQARRNSVSALFELGDAKLQNKGYSDAIGDFRETNRELEELRNEQPYDTQIQRDFWLSLVRIGECEAGLKQFPEAETSFKEALKILLAQVQADPKNREPKNDLLLIYDRLGSLYRTRKTPAQALEVFQKRLEVIRDLMSIDPNSGYHKLEEFANLRFLGITAMEAVKYKQAIEWLTQAQKAGNAFAQKSDSIKTALQDIEEKLAICREREKEGS from the coding sequence ATGTTGGACCATACGATTCCGTCCACAGGAACTCCCCGACTTCCGCCAACGGCATTGGATCAAACTGCACCGGGGAATCCGCCGAATTCAGAACCTAAGCAGGCCGACGCGGTAAATGACACCGCTCCCGGCGGTTCGCAGCAAGCCGTCGTTCGGCCGATCAATTCTCTGGACCAAACGGCTCCCGGCTCGCTACAGAATCCGCTGCTGGACCCCGATCAAACCACGGAAGGATCCTATTTACCCGAGGCTTCGAGCGAATCGCCGCTCAATACCGTGGTTCAATCGGCCACGCCCGAATTTTTGAATTCGAAATCCTCTGCCGTGAATTCGAGTTCGCCCATCCGCTATCGCATTCAGAAAGTCCACGCAAAAGGCAACGTCGGTCAGGTCTCGCTTGCCTGGGACGAGGAACTGGCCCGAGCAGTAGCCTTTAAAGAGTTGCGGAACGATCGCCATATTACTCCTCAGGTCTTGTCGCGTTTCCGGACGGAGGCGGAAGTTACTGCGGCCCTCGAGCATCCGGGCGTGGTGCCGGTCTATGGCCGGGGTCGGAATGCGCCGGACAAGCCCTGGTACGCGATGCGTTTTGTTCAGGGGGATCCGCTTTCCCAGGAGATCAGCAAATATCATCAGAACGCAAAAGAGACTGGCAAGACGACTGAGACCAGTCTGGCTCTGCGATCCTTGCTGAGGAGATTTGTCGATGTCTGCAATGTGATGGGGTATGCCCATCATCGCGGGTTTCTGCATCGCGATATAAAGCCCGCGAATATTATGGTGGGGCCGTTCGGGGAGACACTGGTAGTCGACTGGGGCTTGGCGAAAAAGGTCGGCGATTTCTCGCCGCCGGTAGTGGTGAGTGGAAATCAGTCCGCGACCCGGGAGGTGAACGAAACGGCGACATTTCCGATGGGGGACGATTCGGCTAGTTATACCCTGATGGGGGAAATTGCCGGCAGCCCGGTCTACATGTCTCCGGAACAGGCCCGCGGTGAGTGGGATAAAATTCAACCCTCGAGCGATATTTACAGCCTCGGTTGCGTACTCTACGAAATACTTGTGGGGAATTATCCCTTTTACGGATCAAAGTCGGTTGCGGAAGTGATCGATCGTTTAAAAGCCAACGGTGCGCCGTCTTGGCCGAGGGAAATCAATTCTGCCATTCCCGCCCCTCTGGACGCGATTGTCCGCAAGGCCATGTCGCCGATTGCCACGGATCGCTATCAATCGGCCATCGACCTCGGAAAAGAGGTAGATCGTTGGCTCGGGGATGAACCTGTGCTCGCTTATCCCGAGCCTTGGATAGAGCGGCTGCGTCGGCGCGCTCGACGCAATCGCGGTCTGGTTATCTCCCTGACTCTGGTGTTGATGACCTTGACCCTGGCGTCGAGTATTGGGCTGTATTTCGTCAATCGCGAGAAGAATCGCACGAAGGAGGCCCAAGGCGAAACGAAGTTGGCGCTCGACAAATCCCAGGAATCCGAGAAATTGGCAAACGAGCAGCGTGAACTGGCGCTGACTACAATTCGCAAGGTCGCCAACCAGATCCAGTCGGCCCTGAAAAATCGACCGGATACCCAGGATATCCGCAAGAATTTACTCGCGGAAGCGACCAGCGGGCTGACCCAGATCTCGCGCAGTGCCGATAACGCCAAGCAGATCGATATCGAGCAAGTGAAGATTTACACGGAAATCGGCGACATTTATTTCAACCTGGAAACGGCTGGACCTGAGGAAGCCAACAAACAGTATCAGAAGGCCGAGCAGCTTCTATTGAAGCTTCTGGAAAAAGATCCCAATGATCGCGAAGCGCAAAGAGTGCTGGGACGTCTTTACGAGCGTTACGGCCGCGATCGTCAGCAGCGGTCTGATCTGCCCGGCGCGATTCAATCCTACCGGGATAGTTTGAGAATTCGCAAAAAACTAGCGGAGGATGTTCCCACCGAGATTGCCTATCAGCGGAATCTGGCGATTTCATATTCCAATCTGGCCAGAACGATTGGGGAAGCGGCAATCAACAAGCAAGAACCTTACCCGGATGAAGTGATTGACTTTTTCACCCGGTCCGCGAAGATCCTGGATCAGATCGCGAAATCGAATCCGAAAGATCCTCAGGCCCGACGAAATAGTGTTTCAGCGCTCTTCGAGTTGGGAGATGCGAAACTTCAGAATAAGGGCTACAGCGATGCAATTGGAGATTTTCGGGAAACCAATCGGGAGCTCGAAGAGCTTCGAAACGAGCAGCCGTACGATACTCAGATTCAACGCGATTTCTGGTTGAGTCTGGTGCGAATCGGAGAGTGTGAGGCCGGCTTGAAGCAATTCCCGGAAGCGGAAACTTCTTTCAAGGAGGCCTTGAAGATATTATTGGCCCAGGTGCAAGCTGATCCCAAGAATCGTGAGCCCAAGAATGACTTACTCCTGATTTACGATCGGCTCGGATCGCTGTACCGAACTCGGAAGACCCCGGCCCAGGCACTTGAAGTCTTCCAGAAACGACTGGAAGTTATTCGCGATTTGATGAGTATCGATCCAAACTCGGGTTATCACAAGTTGGAGGAGTTTGCAAATTTGCGATTTCTCGGCATTACCGCTATGGAAGCGGTGAAATACAAGCAAGCCATCGAATGGTTGACGCAGGCTCAGAAAGCGGGTAACGCTTTTGCCCAAAAGTCGGATAGCATCAAGACGGCACTCCAGGATATTGAGGAAAAACTGGCGATCTGTCGGGAGCGGGAGAAAGAGGGGTCATAA
- the topA gene encoding type I DNA topoisomerase, which translates to MPTKKKTTENPTPDAKKPATRKAKAPAAPKKPAAAKKSPAPRGKKKAEVEPADTEELENETGERPTRSRDLVIVESPAKAKTINKYLGSGYKVLASYGHVRDLPKGRKTKGEDIVGVTIKGGWIPRYAVQDKADGDRKGRRTQRDILNELKKEADKSNRVFLASDPDREGESIAWHIKDELNLEDDRTYRIRFNEITKTAVQEALKDATKIDMDRVKAQEARRVLDRVVGYPLSGLLGKKVTRGLSAGRVQSVAVRLLVEREREIEAFVPEEYWKITALLALENQVKGYIANPAKAKTLAKKKGEKKDEPAKEAEIVDTETGPQELAEKEDAETKIPPGAFTAELAKWKGSEFKATNESTADEIFEALKNVPYIVTKVEQTDRNERPQAPFTTSTLQQQANIRLRMSSRISMMHAQKLYEGVELGKEGSIALITYMRTDSTRISNEAMTKVRGHIGERYGDRYLPEKPNFYASGKSAQEAHEAIRPTDLTYTPDRVQPYLDNDQFRLYQLIYNRFVASQMAPAVFAVTNVEVTAGDGVFKTQGKIQKFDGYRKVLPPAGKQEDALLPALQEKLQLDKLDLFSSQHFTQPPSRYNEASLVRILEKEGIGRPSTYATIISTIQKRGYVEQKERRFYATEIGKVVTDLLVKHFPKVMDLKFTSHMEEELDDIENGKLEYAAVLDEFWGPFAEELTKAETDMPVQSGVETGELCPKCGRPLLELYSAKTGGKFVGCSGYKDKENQCKYIKPREGEEARPEPKLTDIVCPTCGKFMLERIGKTGPFLGCSGYPECKTTMNIGADGKAELSAKPTEHMCEKCGKPMVIRQGRRGPFLACTGYPKCKNAKDVDASGNPVQPVNTGEYCEKCNSAMVIKRGPRGPFLSCSGYPKCRNAKPLSPELKEKLKDQLPPPPPKQPKVEVDFPCPKCGAKMNMKFFRGRSFLGCSTYPKCKGTAPVTEEILAKAKPVEEAAAG; encoded by the coding sequence GTGCCGACTAAGAAAAAGACGACTGAAAACCCCACGCCTGACGCGAAGAAGCCCGCGACCCGCAAGGCGAAAGCCCCGGCTGCGCCTAAAAAGCCGGCGGCCGCCAAGAAGTCTCCTGCGCCCCGAGGCAAGAAAAAGGCAGAGGTCGAACCGGCCGATACCGAGGAACTCGAAAACGAGACCGGCGAGCGCCCGACCCGAAGCCGGGATCTGGTGATCGTCGAATCCCCGGCCAAGGCCAAGACCATCAATAAATATCTCGGCAGCGGCTACAAAGTCCTGGCGTCTTATGGACACGTCCGGGATCTCCCCAAGGGTCGCAAGACCAAAGGGGAAGATATCGTCGGCGTTACCATAAAAGGTGGCTGGATACCGCGTTACGCCGTGCAGGATAAAGCGGATGGCGATCGCAAGGGGCGCCGGACGCAGCGCGACATTCTTAATGAACTGAAGAAAGAAGCGGACAAGAGCAACCGCGTCTTTCTGGCCAGTGACCCCGACCGCGAAGGGGAATCGATTGCCTGGCACATCAAGGACGAATTGAATCTGGAGGACGACCGTACCTACCGGATTCGCTTCAACGAAATTACTAAAACCGCCGTTCAGGAAGCTCTGAAGGATGCCACAAAGATCGATATGGATCGAGTGAAGGCTCAGGAAGCCCGCCGGGTCCTCGATCGTGTGGTGGGCTACCCCCTTTCCGGGCTGTTGGGCAAGAAGGTCACCCGGGGGCTCTCGGCCGGTCGCGTCCAGTCCGTGGCAGTGCGTCTGCTGGTCGAAAGAGAACGCGAAATTGAAGCGTTCGTGCCGGAAGAATATTGGAAAATTACTGCCCTGTTGGCCCTCGAAAATCAGGTGAAGGGCTACATTGCTAACCCAGCCAAAGCCAAGACGTTAGCGAAGAAGAAGGGCGAAAAGAAAGACGAACCGGCCAAGGAAGCCGAGATCGTCGATACCGAAACCGGACCGCAGGAACTTGCGGAGAAGGAAGACGCGGAAACCAAGATTCCGCCGGGCGCCTTCACGGCGGAGTTGGCCAAGTGGAAAGGATCGGAATTCAAGGCGACGAATGAGTCTACGGCGGACGAGATTTTTGAGGCCTTGAAAAACGTCCCTTACATCGTCACCAAGGTCGAGCAAACGGACCGTAACGAACGGCCGCAGGCCCCCTTCACCACCTCGACTTTACAACAGCAGGCGAACATTCGCCTTCGAATGTCTTCTCGGATCAGCATGATGCATGCCCAGAAGCTCTACGAAGGGGTGGAACTGGGCAAAGAGGGCTCGATAGCGCTGATCACCTACATGCGTACGGACAGCACGCGCATTTCCAATGAAGCGATGACCAAAGTCCGGGGCCATATCGGTGAGAGATATGGCGATAGATACTTGCCCGAAAAGCCGAACTTCTATGCCAGCGGTAAAAGCGCTCAGGAGGCCCACGAAGCCATTCGTCCTACGGATTTGACCTACACGCCGGACCGCGTGCAACCGTATCTGGATAACGACCAGTTCCGGCTGTATCAGCTGATCTACAATCGGTTTGTGGCAAGTCAAATGGCCCCGGCGGTATTTGCTGTAACTAATGTCGAAGTGACCGCCGGCGATGGCGTTTTCAAGACTCAGGGCAAGATTCAGAAGTTCGATGGCTACCGCAAAGTCCTGCCGCCCGCGGGCAAGCAGGAAGACGCTCTGCTCCCGGCTCTGCAGGAAAAACTGCAGTTGGATAAGCTCGATCTCTTCAGCAGCCAGCACTTCACCCAGCCACCCAGCCGCTACAACGAAGCGAGCCTGGTTCGGATCCTGGAAAAAGAAGGGATCGGACGGCCGTCGACTTATGCGACGATTATTTCGACCATTCAGAAGCGAGGCTACGTCGAGCAGAAGGAACGCCGATTTTATGCCACGGAAATTGGCAAAGTCGTCACCGATCTGCTGGTGAAGCACTTCCCCAAAGTGATGGATTTGAAGTTCACTTCCCACATGGAAGAGGAGTTGGACGATATCGAGAACGGCAAGCTGGAATACGCTGCGGTTCTCGATGAATTCTGGGGGCCGTTCGCCGAGGAATTGACCAAAGCCGAAACCGACATGCCCGTGCAAAGCGGCGTGGAAACGGGCGAACTCTGCCCCAAGTGCGGACGGCCATTACTCGAGCTTTACTCGGCCAAAACCGGCGGAAAGTTCGTTGGCTGCTCGGGTTACAAAGACAAAGAAAACCAGTGCAAGTACATCAAACCGCGTGAAGGGGAAGAAGCTCGGCCGGAACCGAAACTGACCGATATCGTCTGCCCGACTTGCGGCAAGTTCATGCTGGAGCGGATTGGCAAGACCGGGCCGTTTCTGGGTTGCTCCGGCTATCCGGAGTGTAAGACGACGATGAACATTGGTGCGGATGGCAAGGCTGAGCTTTCGGCCAAGCCGACCGAGCATATGTGCGAGAAGTGCGGCAAGCCGATGGTTATCCGTCAGGGACGTCGCGGGCCCTTCCTCGCCTGTACCGGCTATCCCAAGTGCAAAAACGCCAAGGATGTGGATGCCAGCGGCAATCCTGTGCAACCGGTCAACACCGGGGAATACTGCGAGAAATGCAATAGCGCGATGGTGATCAAGCGCGGCCCGCGCGGACCATTCCTGTCGTGCAGCGGTTATCCGAAGTGCCGGAATGCCAAGCCGTTAAGTCCGGAACTGAAAGAGAAACTGAAGGATCAACTGCCGCCTCCGCCGCCCAAGCAGCCGAAGGTGGAAGTCGACTTCCCCTGTCCCAAGTGCGGTGCCAAGATGAACATGAAGTTCTTCCGTGGCCGGAGCTTCCTGGGGTGCTCGACTTACCCCAAGTGCAAAGGCACGGCCCCGGTAACCGAGGAGATACTGGCCAAGGCCAAGCCGGTGGAGGAAGCCGCGGCGGGGTAA
- the larC gene encoding nickel pincer cofactor biosynthesis protein LarC translates to MRIAHFDCFSGISGDMTLAALIDSGVDPDAIRKVIASFQLPIEMEIEKVKRNGIAATYVNIVAQDQESYRFLPDVEAIIHTSIMTDPQKQLALKIFRRLAEAEAAVHGMPVEKVHFHEVGALDSITDICGAAVGLDLLGVEKFTSSAVPPGSGTVKCEHGIMPVPAPATANLLKGVPLASAKNTGELTTPTGAAILTSIVTDYTNQPEMVVEKIGTGAGKRNPIEQPNILRLFIGEARKSASSVEDVVWQLETNLDDVPGEIIGYTCERLLEAGALDVFLVPIQMKKFRPGVMLSVLCEPSHREAIETIIFRETRTLGIRRVEKTRSKANRQTRDISDGTAELKVKESKLPDGSSHAKIEYSDAARIARQSGESLIGVLERIRMSSNLAQ, encoded by the coding sequence ATGCGCATCGCACACTTTGATTGCTTTTCGGGTATTTCCGGTGATATGACCTTAGCGGCATTGATCGATTCCGGCGTCGATCCAGATGCAATCCGCAAAGTCATCGCATCTTTCCAGCTTCCCATCGAGATGGAAATCGAAAAAGTCAAACGGAACGGCATCGCGGCCACCTACGTAAACATCGTCGCTCAGGATCAGGAGAGTTACCGCTTTTTACCGGATGTGGAAGCGATCATTCATACCAGCATCATGACCGACCCCCAGAAGCAGCTGGCGTTAAAAATTTTTCGACGGCTGGCGGAAGCGGAAGCCGCCGTGCATGGCATGCCGGTGGAGAAGGTCCACTTTCACGAAGTCGGTGCCCTGGATAGCATCACTGATATCTGCGGGGCGGCCGTCGGCTTGGATTTGCTGGGAGTCGAAAAGTTCACTTCCAGTGCGGTTCCTCCGGGAAGCGGAACCGTGAAATGCGAGCATGGCATCATGCCGGTGCCGGCCCCCGCTACGGCGAATCTGCTCAAAGGTGTGCCGCTGGCCAGTGCGAAGAATACGGGCGAACTAACGACTCCCACCGGCGCGGCCATCTTAACCAGTATCGTTACCGATTACACCAACCAACCGGAAATGGTCGTTGAAAAAATCGGGACCGGGGCTGGGAAACGCAACCCGATCGAGCAGCCGAATATTCTTCGACTGTTCATTGGGGAGGCCCGAAAATCGGCTTCCAGTGTTGAGGATGTCGTGTGGCAACTGGAAACCAACCTCGATGATGTGCCCGGTGAAATCATCGGTTATACCTGCGAGCGTCTTTTGGAGGCCGGAGCGCTGGATGTGTTTCTGGTGCCCATTCAGATGAAGAAATTCCGGCCAGGCGTCATGCTCAGCGTGTTATGCGAACCGAGCCATCGGGAAGCGATTGAAACCATCATTTTTCGGGAAACACGGACACTAGGCATCCGACGGGTGGAGAAAACGCGCAGCAAGGCCAATCGGCAAACTCGGGACATTTCGGATGGAACCGCCGAGTTGAAGGTCAAAGAATCGAAACTGCCGGATGGTTCCAGCCATGCGAAAATCGAGTACAGCGACGCGGCTCGTATTGCCCGACAAAGCGGTGAATCTCTGATCGGCGTTCTGGAGAGAATCCGGATGAGTTCGAACTTAGCGCAGTGA
- a CDS encoding RNA ligase RtcB family protein yields MSTESNTKAVRVIASASNWVETSAIDQLKKTATLPGITQAIGFPDLHPGPGCPVGAAFVSDAMLYPHLAGNDIGCGMALYRSGLPARRPNLDRWVKKLKGLEVPWEGDAVERLESAGLSPAATSALGTIGGGNHFAELQCIDTIIDPVGAAAAGLTEDELVLLVHSGSRGLGEAILRDHVAAHKGTGLSADSTAAADYVRRHDHAVAWARENRRLIAERFVSMTGGEVTTLLDNCHNSITLAPWAGPTNWVHRKGAAAGDMGPLVIPGSRGAMSYLVAPQGDLASAAYSLAHGAGRKWARSDAKDRLRVRFSPEALSRTDLGGRVICHDNDLIYEEAPQAYKDIGRVVQDLVEAGLVSVLATLRPLITYKTRGRE; encoded by the coding sequence ATGAGCACCGAATCAAATACGAAAGCTGTCCGAGTGATTGCCTCGGCCTCCAACTGGGTCGAGACCAGCGCTATTGATCAGCTCAAGAAGACAGCGACTCTACCGGGCATCACCCAGGCGATTGGATTCCCCGATCTGCATCCGGGCCCCGGATGTCCGGTAGGAGCGGCGTTTGTCAGCGATGCCATGCTTTACCCGCATTTAGCAGGAAATGATATCGGCTGTGGAATGGCGTTATATCGCTCTGGTTTGCCGGCGCGTCGGCCCAATCTCGACCGCTGGGTCAAGAAACTTAAAGGGCTGGAAGTCCCTTGGGAGGGAGACGCGGTCGAGCGGCTTGAATCCGCAGGTCTTTCCCCGGCCGCGACTTCTGCGCTTGGCACCATTGGGGGAGGGAATCATTTTGCTGAACTTCAGTGCATCGACACGATTATAGATCCGGTTGGCGCTGCCGCCGCGGGATTGACAGAAGATGAACTGGTGCTTCTAGTCCATAGTGGATCACGCGGACTCGGCGAAGCGATCTTGAGGGATCATGTCGCTGCACACAAGGGAACTGGATTAAGCGCGGACTCTACTGCAGCGGCCGACTACGTGCGCAGGCACGACCATGCGGTCGCCTGGGCTCGGGAGAATCGTCGGTTGATAGCGGAGCGGTTTGTCTCCATGACCGGCGGGGAAGTTACAACTTTGCTCGACAACTGCCACAACAGCATCACACTTGCTCCATGGGCCGGACCAACGAATTGGGTACACCGAAAGGGAGCAGCTGCAGGCGATATGGGGCCATTGGTGATACCAGGTTCACGAGGAGCGATGAGCTATTTGGTGGCGCCTCAAGGTGACCTCGCTTCTGCAGCCTACTCTCTAGCGCACGGAGCAGGTCGAAAATGGGCCCGCAGCGATGCCAAGGATCGTCTTCGCGTTCGTTTCAGTCCAGAAGCCTTGTCGCGAACCGACTTGGGCGGACGAGTCATTTGTCACGACAACGATCTGATCTATGAAGAAGCACCGCAGGCATACAAGGACATTGGCCGCGTAGTGCAGGACTTGGTAGAAGCCGGGCTAGTAAGCGTATTGGCCACGCTCCGCCCACTGATTACTTACAAGACACGAGGTCGGGAATGA